In Corynebacterium aquilae DSM 44791, the genomic stretch TGGGGCTGAAGTATCCGCAGGCGGTGAAGGCTTGGCGGGATGCGTGGGAGCGTTTCATACCGTTTTTGCAGTTCCCGCCGCAGGCGAGGAAGGTTGTCTACACCACGAATGCGATCGAGTCGATGAATGCGCAGTTGCGTAAAGCGACAAGGAATCGGGGGCAGTTTCCTAATGATGCTGCCGCGGTCAAGGCGTTGTGGTTGATGATCTGCCACATCGAGGACCGGCAGGCGGAGAAAACGAAAAAGAAGGCCGGGCGTGCCCGTGCGGGAACGAGCCGGTTTGTTGAGGGGGTGCGTGTGACTGGGTGGGTTGCGGCCATCAATCAGCTGTCAGCACATTACCCGGATCGGTTCGAGCCTTACCTGTAAGCCGAAGTTCACACACAAAAAACTTGACACACTCCAACCTAGAATCAACATCATGACCAACAACGATGCAGACAAAGTGGCTAAGAGGAAACCGAAGCGCTACGAGCAACACGTGGCAGTTTTTGGCTTAAGCGGAAGTGGCAAAACCGTGTTGCTTTCGTCGCTATATGGGCGGAATAAAGACTTTTCGGATGGCACCGATTACAAGCTCAACGCCATGGACAATCAAGTGGGGGGAAAGCTTTTTCAGAATTACTTGGGAATGCGGGACCTAAATTCTGCCCCCTTGGCGACGAAATTCAAGAAAACCTCTTATTCCTTTGCACTTAAGCCACGGCTGGATGATGCGGAGCTAGCGGGCAGGTTCAAGCCCGTCACGTTGGTGTGGCATGACTACCCGGGGGAATGGTTTACCGAAAGTCCATCGGGTCCTGAGGAAGAATCGCGTCGTAAACAAGCTTTTGTCGATTTGTTGCAATCTGATGTTGCACTGTTAACCATCGACGCTCAGAAGCTGCTTGAGCATCAGGGAGATGAAGGTAAATATTTGACCTTCCTTTTCGGACAGATTTCTGAAGTTTTGGAGGGACTGAAAGATCAGCACCTTCCTGATCACGGTCGGCTGAAGCACTTTCCTCGAGTCTGGGTTATTACCTTGACTAAAGCTGATTTGCTTCCCGAGATGACGGCAACAAATTTGCGTGACATGGTGACTCTTCATGCGCATGAGAGTTTGGGGTCTTTGAAGACCACTTTGAAGAGTTTGGTGAGCGAGCCTGACTTTTTGTCGATTGGGGAGCAATTTTTGATCACGTCTTCGGCGAAATTTACTCCCGAGACGATTGATGTCGAGCAGCATAAGGGCCTTGAGGTTTTGATTCCTTTGGCGTGTATGGGAGTTCTCGAGGCCCAGCGCAGGTGGGAGGACATCAGGGGACAAGCTTTTGAGTTCGTGCACCTCCTTGAGGATAAAACTCTGATGAAGGCGTTTGCGGAACTCGCGGGGGTGCTGTTTGTTGCGAAGGGACGCGGCGCGAAGCTTTTGGCTACCGGACAAGCGTTCAATGCGGTGCAGGTGGTGGCGGCCAAAGTGGTGGATAAGTTCAAGGCACCACGTGCCAACGATGAGGAGGATGCGAAGACTGTGTTGAGCTTGTTGTTGAGGTCTTTTTCTCGTTCGTTGAAAGAAGCCGAAAACGAGGGAATTTATCTTAATGAGGGCGCATGAGGTTTTTGTGGGCGACAAGAGGCTTGAACTGGGGTTTTAAGTTTCTCAGTGATGGCGGATTTGCTGATCCGCTGATTGAATACGAACGAGTTTTCAATCAGTTTTCGACGGCTCAAGACTTCTTGAGTGGCAAAGATTTTGTTGCTGTTCGATTCGATGATCCGCTTGGACGCTGTGATTCTGCTGGCCGGATTATTCCTCACGAGTGCGTGATTTATGGGAAACAGGCTTTGGAGTTTTCATCTGCTACGCAGGCAATTGATGCCTTATGGCCTAAGATTGCCGATTCCTACGCCGAGCTGTGGGATAAGTGAGTCCGATAAGCCCGGGGCTGGTGGAGCTGTTGTCTGTGGACCCGGTTCGTCGTCGCGGTGTGGGCTAGTTTTCGCTGGGCAGGATCCATCACGCTAGAAGGCGGATCGGTGGTTCGATGATGTTGGCGAGGCTGAGCAAAACTGCGGCGATGACGCAGGCCCAGGCGGCGGGATTGTTGGTGTTGCTGGCGGTTGGTGGTGGGGCACTGGGGAATTTTTCGTCCTAGTGTGGAAGCTATGAGTTTCACGTTTGATCCCTTTGGTGCCCATATCACTGCTGCCGGCGAGCTGTTGTATGTCTCGCCTTCGACTGGGCGGATGCTGGATGCGCCGATTCGTGGTGGGGTGCCCTTGATTGGTCCGCAGTTTGGTCAGCGTTTGGCTGATGTGTATCCCGATGAACCGAATCATGGGATGCTGCGCCGTGAGAAGTGGACGGTCGTTGAGGAGTCGGATTCGCGCCTTGTGGCTACGTTGTCTCACCTTGGTGTCGACTACCGTGTTGTGGCTTTGTTCTCCGAGGATCGGCTCGATATGGAGTTGACGGCGCACAATCAAACCTCTGCGGCTGCGGTGCTGCAGTTGGGTTTCCATCCGTATTTTGCGGTGCCCGATGTGCGCGATGTGGAAGTTGGTAATCTCAGCGCCGCGCAGGTGGCGGATTTCCGTGGGGATCAGGTGTATCGCGATGCTTCTCGTCCGGTGTTGACCTTTGATGAATCCGGCTGCGATGTGGGTGTGCGGGGAGTGTCGCGTTTGGTGGCTCGGGATGCTCAGCGTGGGGTTGAGGTGTCGGTTTCTAGCCGGGCTGCGGATACGTTTGTGGTGTGGAATCCGGGGGTGGAGCAGGCGGCTGGAATGGGGGATCTGCCGGATGAGGGGTGGGTTGATTTTGTGTGCGTGGAGCCGATGATCCACGGCCCGAAAACTCACGGTGTTGTCGTTGATGCTGGTGGGTCGTTGATGATTGATATGCAGGTGCAGCGGACTGTTTTGTAGCAGTTCGCCAGCTGATTGGGCTAGGAAAAAATCCCGTTCACGGTGGGTGTGAACGGGATTTTTGCTGGGAAAGTTTTTTTAAGGCGTGGGCGTGGTTTAGGCGAGCGCTTCGGATAGTGCCCGGGCGGCGTGGGTGAGTGCTTCGGCGAAGCGGTCTTCGGGGGAGGGGAGGAAGCGTTCGGTGGGCCCGGATACTGACAGTGCGGCGACGACTTGGCCGTGGTCGAAGATTGGCATGGTGATGGAGGCTAGTCCTTGTTCGCGCTCTGAGATGGTGGAGGCGTAGCCGTCGGTGCGGACTTGTGCGAGGTCGTTTTCGTCGAAGGCGGCGACGGGGAGGATGGCGGCTTTGAGTTGTTCGGAGGCGTATGCCATGAAGACGCGGGCGGCGCTGCCGTGGGTCAGTGGCATGCGGGAGCCGACGGGGACGGTGTTTTGGAGTCCGCTGGAGGGTTCGACGGCGGCGATGCAGGTGCGGCTGGTGCCGGTGAGTCGGTAGAGCTGGACGGATTCGTTGGTGGATTCCATCAGGGTGGCCATGATGGGGGTGGCGGCGTCGATGATGCGGTCGGGGGTGGATGCGCACAGGGAGGTGAAGGTGGAGCCGATGGACCAGCGGCCGTCGCTGGTGCGGGCGAGCATGCGGTGGGTTTCTAGGGCGGTGGCTAGCCGGTGTGCGGTGGCGCGGGGCAGGCCGGTGGCTTCGCACAACTCCGCGAGGGAGTGGGGTCGGCTGGCGACGGCGGTGAGGATGGCGACGGCGCGGTCGAGAACTTTGATGCCGCTTTCGGCGTGTGTGTCAGTCATGCTAATCTTTCCCATAGCGTGATACTAGCGTCCCATTGCATGGGACTGCAATCCCGTATACAGTAAGACTTATCC encodes the following:
- a CDS encoding TRAFAC clade GTPase domain-containing protein is translated as MTNNDADKVAKRKPKRYEQHVAVFGLSGSGKTVLLSSLYGRNKDFSDGTDYKLNAMDNQVGGKLFQNYLGMRDLNSAPLATKFKKTSYSFALKPRLDDAELAGRFKPVTLVWHDYPGEWFTESPSGPEEESRRKQAFVDLLQSDVALLTIDAQKLLEHQGDEGKYLTFLFGQISEVLEGLKDQHLPDHGRLKHFPRVWVITLTKADLLPEMTATNLRDMVTLHAHESLGSLKTTLKSLVSEPDFLSIGEQFLITSSAKFTPETIDVEQHKGLEVLIPLACMGVLEAQRRWEDIRGQAFEFVHLLEDKTLMKAFAELAGVLFVAKGRGAKLLATGQAFNAVQVVAAKVVDKFKAPRANDEEDAKTVLSLLLRSFSRSLKEAENEGIYLNEGA
- a CDS encoding IclR family transcriptional regulator, giving the protein MGKISMTDTHAESGIKVLDRAVAILTAVASRPHSLAELCEATGLPRATAHRLATALETHRMLARTSDGRWSIGSTFTSLCASTPDRIIDAATPIMATLMESTNESVQLYRLTGTSRTCIAAVEPSSGLQNTVPVGSRMPLTHGSAARVFMAYASEQLKAAILPVAAFDENDLAQVRTDGYASTISEREQGLASITMPIFDHGQVVAALSVSGPTERFLPSPEDRFAEALTHAARALSEALA